From the Hevea brasiliensis isolate MT/VB/25A 57/8 chromosome 13, ASM3005281v1, whole genome shotgun sequence genome, the window AAGTGTCGTAGATTTAGAGCTCCTGAATGTTAGTTTACACACTGATAGGTTAGGGCTAGGGTTCGTAAAATGTTAGTTCCAAAATACAGAGAGTAAAGAGGGATTATTTTTCATATCATGCTCCCTTCCTTCTGAACAGGGAGAGATCTTGACAAAGGGAAACAAGGCCTCCCTTCCTTTGACCCATATAGGCCTCCATATTCCTTTGTGTAGTCTCTTCTTGAATACAAGAGATTTTCTTTCTCCTTTTAGAATACAAGAGATtttctttctccttttttttttttttgaagggatTGGTGGTTTTACATTATCATTGTGGATTGAACTTGTCACAAATAGGCCATTGTTGTAATATGGCACTTGCTCTCAATTCCAAAGTTGCATGCAATGGATGGTTTTTATCTTTCTGGGCAATTTACTGTCCACTAGCTATGGTGCTTAATTGGTAGCATAGCATTATTTGTACCATGTTACTACTCTGGTATATGATATTcctcattaattatttttctcttttatttttgctTTCAGCTTTGGTATTTGCTCTCAAAGACCTTGGCTGAGGATGCTGCACGGAAATTTGCAAAAGAGAAGGGCATAGACCTGGTTGTCATAAATCCAGCAATGGTGATTGGTCCTCTCCTACAACCAACGCTTAATACAAGTTCTGCTTCAATTTTAAGCTTGGTAaaaggtattttatttattttatggtaGCAACTGTAAATTTATTATCCTGTACATAAAATCAGCATTTATCTCTTCTTATTAATTGGCCCTTCTGAAAGAATCAGGATAGAATTAATTGGACTGGATAATATTCCATAGAAAGGACatgtatgtatattgttcattttgtattaatttgctGTTCTTCCTAACAACTGCATCTTGTTGCTGAAAATTCTATTACATCATTACACCAATATTATATTTGGAGATGAACAGGGAAAATTGAATGTTAAAAGTTATTCTATCTCTAGAACAGagcaattaataaataattatattttccaGTGCTGTAACTCATAATGTGCAAATTtgtgaagaaaaaaaattattcagaCTTCTAATACAGTTTTCTCATTCCTGAAAGCATTTACCTATTTTCACCTCTTTATTGAATGTTAGGAGCACACACTTTCCCCAATGCAACTTTTGGATGGGTAAATGTTAAAGATGTTGCCAATGCACATGTACAAGCATTTGAGATTCCGTCAGCAAGTGGACGATATTGTTTGGCTGAGAGAGTTGCACACTACTCAGAATTAGTCAACGTCTTGCGAGAGCTTTACCCTGATTTCCAACTTCCAGAAAAGTAAGTCTTTTTCAGCCATTTTGTCTTCCTTTTCAAGGGTATTTATGTCGACTAATTATTTATGTAGCAATTGTCACTTGTTTTGTGTGGTTTTAGCCAAGTTGTGCATGTTACTTGGTAGAACAGGCAGCAATTAACAAGGATGACAATGTCTCTTTCCATTCTTTTGTTGCTTTTTTGCAATATGTAACTATGTGTGTGTTCCTCCCATTCATGTGCTGGTTGATAAGCACATAGAGAACAATTATTTGGTTAAAGATGTGAAAGAAGGAAAAAGTTTTCTACTTTTATGTTAGCTtgcattatattattaaattaaattgttttctacatatttattttctgttgtaTCAGTGGTAGATTTTAAATTAGTTTTCTTGCTGGGAAACCTTTGCAGGTGTGCAGACGATAAGCCTTACGTGCCAACGTATCAGCTGTCCAAGGAAAAAGCAAAGAGCCTGGGTATTGATTTCATTCCCTTGAATGTGAGCTTGAAGGAAACAGTTGAAAGCTTGAAGGAGAAAGGGTTTATCATATTTTGAGCATCTCTAACCTTCCGACCATCTTATGATAATAAATAAACATGGGTTGCCTTGCTCCTGAACCTGTGCTTCTATGGTCTTTGTTTGGTTTGCTGTCTCTACTAAGATGATTTACATTTGTAAGCATTAAATGGAACAATTGCCCTATTTAGCTCCTTTTATTTTTGGATAATGTTGAAACTTGAAATTTCAATTTGAAGAAAttgttggaaaaaaaaaaaaaaagacatctTTCTTGAATTTGAGATTACCAAATaagattattttaaaatttgagaaatttcaATTTGAATACTGACGTGCAATGTGCAATGGAGCATGGAGGTTTCTTCTAATCAGACTAATTTTATGATATTTATTGGATAATTATTATTGAGGATTACTCAACTttacaaatatttttataaaaatcatctaactttaattttttttccataTAATTCATTTAACTTCAATTTAACATCCAAAAAACTCATTTGTTCCATTTTATGTCATCAGCATATCCACAAGgatttattaattaaaagataCATTCTCTCATAAGCCGCAAATCTGCCCCAAGATACAGCCTTGCATACCTCCTTTCTTTCATCCCTTTATCTACCCCTCCTTCCCTTTCTCCTCCTCAGACCTTTTTTTATTGCCTTCTTTCTTCCGTCTCGGACTTCAACCCTTGCTGGTGTCAAATTTTTTGCATATCCAAGCAAACCTACAaatcttctttctcttctttcaCCTTCCCTCCTCTCTTTCCTTCCCCCCTCCATTCCTCCTGATTCTGCCATTTCTGCTACCCTTTGCCATCTCGCCCATACAGTGTGTCTTACGAATCAGTAGCGCATAGATTTGGATTTGATTCACTTGCTGTTGCATGCCTCACGTTTTACTCTGTTTTTAAAACAATGAATGAGAAATTGGGGGACTTAGTGAACTTTGGGAGGGATTTGGAGCGCGTAGTGATGGGATTTGATTGAATTTCTCTCCCTAATTGTTGTGGGGCTTTGGAGTTTGGGAAATTTAGGGTTGATAATGAGCTACCAGGGAAAAATGAGTCCTTGTTAGTTTATGAAAGGAGAGAATGTATATTTTGGAAGGAACTTGATTATATGAAGAATTTATGGAAGAAGAGGCAGGAGCTGAAGGTTGAAGTTGCTGGCATTGCTGCTTTGTTTGGGCTGGAGTGCTTTGCTTGGTTTTGTGCTGGTAAAATTGTGAGAAAGGGAATTATTCTCACTGGTTACTATCCTTGAGAAGAAGTACATTATAGAATGTGCTTCGGGGGATTAAATATGTAAGCTTCTTTTGTCATTTTGCATGATTGAATTGCAGTAGTTTTCTTGCAAATTTTTGTTTTTCTGCAAAATTTTTGAAGCTGAAAAATCAGTGGGTTTCTGTGATTGCCTCAATAATCTTACATTAACTTTGTTGAAAGTCAACGCTACTCATGAAGGATGATAATGCCGTGAGTTTTTTAATACTTCTATGTTTAAATATTTCCATTGATGGtcctgtcaaaaaaaaaaaaaaaaaaggggagatTAACTACTCTCTTTTGGTCCAAACCATTTGATAGGAATAATGGATGGTAGCCATCCCATTCATGATAGCGATGGGCTGTTTGCTGCATAATTTTCTAATAAAGCATAGTGAGCCATTGTCAGAGGAGGGTGTTGAATGCATTCTATAGGGGAGAGGCTTGCTAAGCATTCGCTAACCTGGTTTAAATCTTAGAAGAGAGAAGATAGAGATTTGACCTGTGCATATATAAAAggagaaaatatatattttaattaataaatccaCATGAAAATGTCACTTCATCTCTTGAACGGAGCTTTAGATAACAATTTAGCGCAAATGAGTTTttttacttaaaattaaaatttaatgacttTTCTAAAAATATCCATCATCAGTAATAATTACCTAATAATcgtctaataaaatatttttttattacacttaatttttttacTTGAAAAATGGATTAGaatattctttaatttttaaaacttaCAATTAAATTTCCTTCAAAAATATTAACAATTTGAAGCTTccgaattttaaattttttttataaatatgaaaAGGAGTTCTAAatttgaattattatttttagaatttaatttgaaaaaagaaactttatttttttaatgaaaaatattacATTATTAGAGTTGCCAGATGTATTACTTtatttttccggatgtgttttctAAAgagttgctaggattacctctgaaaagagaggtgcagtttgagatagaGGTTATGCCTAGTATGAACTCAATTTATATtactccatatagaatggcacctgctaaattgaaagatttgaaggtgcagttgtaagagtagagttgcttgataagggcttcatcagCCCTTGTGTGTCACATTGGGaagcgctagtgttgtttgttaaaaagaaagatggtactctccgtttgtgtattgactacagacagttgaataaggtgacaataaaaaacaaatatccgttgccccatatagatgatttgtttgatcagttgaagggtgcagctgtgttatccaaaattgacttgagattggggtattatcagttgagggtgcaagagcagagtattccaaaaactgcttttagaactcaatatggacactatgagtttttAGTTATGCCATTCGGATTAACCAATGcttcagctgcttttatggatctgataaacactatcttcaggccatatagATCAATTTATTGTTGTATTTATTAATGACATATTGGTATAATCGAAGAGTGGAGAGGAGCATAATAGACATTTGCGGATTATGCTACAGACTTTaaaggagaaacagctatatgccaagttatcgaagtgtgaattttggctagaagaaatctctttcttggggcatattgtgtcagctgaaggcattaaggtagatcccagcaatgTTGaaactatccttaattggaaaccgcccaggaatgttacagaagtttgtagttttctgggtttagctagatactatcgCCGTTTCGttaaaggattttctatgttggcatctccactgatcaagctgcttcgaaaagatgtaaaatttcaatggactgataaatgtcaactaagttttgatgaattgaagagatgtttgactgaagctccagtcttgactttacctactccgggtaaagaatacactatatatagtgatgcttcttacaatgggctaggctgtatattgatgcaagaccgaaatgtcattgcttatgcatcacatcagctaaaaccacatgagagaaactaccctacacatgacttggagcttacagctatagtattcgctctgaagatctagagacactatttgtatggggagaaatgttatatatacacagatcacaagagtttaaagtatttggacacacaaaaagagctgaatttgagacagaagaagtggttagagctgataaaagactacgattatctgatagactatcaaccagggaaggcaaatgtggtCGTTGATGCTTTGAGCCGTAAAACCATGGCTAGTTtgaaagtttctcctttgtctatggtacatgagttgaaagcactacatgctagtttggagatagATGATGAAGGGCAGATGATAGTAGCTTGGCatatacagccagtattgattgatcagataaagATGACTGCattgaatgatgaaaagtatcaaaaATTGATGGAGgaagctcgggatggcaagaaacctgaattttcagtGAATAATGATggcttactgctacaccaggacaGAATGTGTGTCCCAAATGATTTAGAATTGCGATAAatcattatgaaagaagcacatgactctccttttgctaTACATCCTTGTGGGACCAAAACATATAGAACAGTAAAAGAATATTATTAgtggaatgggatgaagaaggatatagctgagtaTGCGGCCAAATGCCTAAtttgtcagtaagtgaaggctAAACACCAAGTGCCAGTTGGTTTGctgcatccattgccagtacctgagtggaaatgggaaagaatcacaatggattttgtgatgggacttctgagaatacaaaagaatcatgatacagtatgggtcattgtgcaCAGATTGGCCAAAtctgcacactttctgccagtgaaAATGGATTATAGCTTAGACAGATTGGCTAAATTGTATCTTGATGAGATAttaagacttcatggagtgccgatatcaattgtgtcagacagagatccaaggttcacttctagattttgagaTAGTTTGCAAAAAGCtctaggaactatattgaacttcagtacggcattatATCCACAGACAGACAGCCAGTCTAAgaaggtaattcagatattggaggatatgctacgagcttgtatgattgagtttgaaggtagttgggatacacacttgcctttgattgagtttgcttataacaacagttatcaatcaagcatcgaaatacctccatatgaagctttatatggtagGAGGTGCAGAACTcctctgtgttgggatgaggtaggtaaaAGGAAATTGATTGgtccagaaattgttcaacagacagaggagaagattaaactcattagagatagactcaaagctgcatcagatcatcagaagtcctatattgatctgaaaagaagagatattgagtatgcagtgggtaacaaggtattccttaaggtttctccttggaagaaaatcatgagatttggcagaaagggaaaactaagtcctcgctttattGGACTGTATGAGGTCTGTaaagagtgggtcatttggcgtatagattggcattacctccagaactagaaaagatacataatgtcttctatgTGTCTATATTgatgaggtatagatcagacccatcttatgttgaggagattgaggtgaatccagacctcacatatgaggaagaacccatagagattctggcacatgaggtgaagcagctgaggaacaagcagataccgttggttaaagtgctgtggaactcttattcaggccaggaggctacttgggagcgcGAGGAGGATATAAGAaggcaacacccacagctgttcagagattaataccaggtaaaatttcaggacaaaatttatttaagggggggagaattgtaacacccatatATTAAGCAGTTTATAACATTCCACTGTTCCGATAACTAGAGTCTGTCCAGACAGTCAGGatatttagaaccatatttatgTCATTCAGAAAAgctctaaataaaaattaatagaaattatatgaaggagaaatacaaataagaaaaacaaagcataaaaggttaaatgagataaggtcacagcgatgggtgaccgtacggggaagtgactgcgagatcagttGCTGTCCAAATTTCGTGTGGGATGCTATGGCACCCTAGGCCTAAAAATTATTGAGAAGCTAATGGTAatatgaaaatcacagaaaagaaccaAGAACCAGTTCGAAAAATTGAACTAGAGTTCCGGAAGCAATTAAATGCTATTGGAAAAATGGATCAGACtagtaagggtaatttggtcaattcacccttagaggtgactcatagcctcaatgtccattaaaatgtagaaaattaaatttatgaaaaataattaaaaacatgaaGAGGTGTAGGAAAGGGaaataaaagaaattgaaaaacataaattatgacatcataaaatgaggtaagcatgactctataaacaattttattttttaattatttaattatgggATAAATAACACTATAAAAagacaattaaaagaaaaaaaaaattcttatgtTCTTCTTCCTTTGGCCGAAGTgcactctctctctcctctctctcattttcctcaattccaccattaaagctcattttgagcttgaacaaCCCAAAAATTAGGCAATTATTTCCTAGTTCCTCAAATTAAACATAGcttttgagtcttgaaaagaagaatggagcaagaaattgaaggaaaaattgaagaattagagaGTTTGAAAGAGCACTACAAGAGGTAAGTCTCTCTCTACCTAATTTAGTTTATAAGTGTAGAATTGAGGTTGAACAAGTGGAAATAcatgaaaaattaaggaaattctGTATAAATATCCAAGAgggaaattcggccagccatggtactttagggttttgatgtgttcaATTTAAATTAGACATGAATTTGAACTTAAATAAGGTTGAAAATGTTATTAGTAtagtgaattgagtatgaattaatcaattagGAAATTACGGTTTTTGATATTAGGGTTTTGGTAACAATTGGGGATTTTGGTGAATTGATGATCAATTGACCTTGTTGATGCttgaattggtcaattggtgtctCAATAAGTGCATTTAAGTGAATGAACTTGAAATGGGATTGAGTGTAATAAGTGTTGCATTCTGGACAAATTGACCCCTATCCACTTAAGTGGCTATAAATTGAattatgttactccaattggtgtgaggccaattgaagatgaaaatagAGTCATAAtgcaacaactttcatgtagaaaccttacCCTAAAACTAACTTCAAGTAGACCTAAAATCTGCttgaattcggattaggtaccctGTTACTAGataaaactgaccatatgaacagtgcatgttcaaatggtcataactttgtgtagagaggtccaaatgacctgatttttgaactatTGAAAATGTtaaacataggagcacatttttcataggGGAACTTAGAACCCGTTTTGGCCTCTAACCAAATTAAATTGCTAGCACAAGTTTGTTCACTAAATTTGCCAGAACTTAAAATTTGTCCAGAATTCTGGAATTGGCCAACATGGCCAGTTATcgataaatggccataacttgagttaaaaaactcaaaatggagtgattcaaaaagggaattaaagctaagacaataaggaacagctTTGATAAAGAAAagttagccaaattttcactgtagaaaGTCCAATGAAACAGTAGAACCAAGAgatctaaaactaaaaatttgaaatttcactTAGAGAATttagaatttcaattggcaaGCAATGCCCACATAATTGTAAACCAAAATATGGTAGGTAGGagtaattagaactaatatactTATGAAgtatgaaaaattcaacattttagtcaattggtcaaatgaatagtaaccacaaaccTAATACAAAGGATTCAAATGTATAAATCGTACTGGGTAGATTAAggctataaaaattttaattgttgaatTACTTATTAAAGGtgatttaaatgagtattgaagcactttaaattgtgtattttagtAGAACGAGACACTGGGAAGGATAaagaaaaagtgagtcaaggccaagaggcgactcaatTGAAGTTGTGTACAACAATTAACTTCTATTTGATTtttgatttgaatttttaattgaatgatttatgaaatttatttatgacttcatgGATATCGAATAATTTGGTTGACAAAGAATTTTATGCTGTTAGCCCAAATTTTGGGAAATTAAATTGTATGTGAATTGATGGATATTTTGAGGTTTGGATAATTactgaaatggtttgaaactacagtcttcatgactatatgtttgaattcctcactagcttgcctagtgggatgaattggttttgtattccctctctggttgaagtgttgaggtgtgtgctagttgaggacgaattgaataagtactcatatatttgtgctagctagccttggtatttctcattagcctttggctaatgggatgaattggatattggagtcattattaagctgtgtgatttttcaaaatttattttggcATTATGGaataaaatttagtttatttaagaaattttctgcctttagaaataaagcatgattcTATATGTGTTAATATTCAAATTGATTTACCCTgaaaaaattatgattaattgttgtataaattattattttctttaagtctagcaccactgagtctttggctcagcgatagcttcttattgctgtcgcagataaagaaGTAGATAaggcagcagagtaggctacttgggACTGAAGTGACTAACATTTTGGATTTTTAccgggtatatagattatacccttgtaaatttttattgtaatgtatatgtaactgtgtatgtatgtaaatttggtttgagcagttgtataataaattttagaatttatttttGATCTGTGTAAATCTTTGTATTGTAAAactgttatttttatttaatgaaatatttaagTTCCTTTTTATATTTGTCAAATAATGAATTGttgagattgagattgagattattgAAAATTCAGCTATGTTGATAATATTGAAGTTTGGGATTGAGAtatatatattgggagtgttttcacaagtttttgaaaaactgttttttcaaattatagacggcattctgccgaaatttctgtaaaaattacaaagatttttaaattaattaaaaatttgattatgacttaacttcaattaaaggtttttaccTGTTCCAAATTACCCACCATTTTAAAAAGGAATggaaattgattgaaaatttttaatgggttatcggtaggcgaagttcagtagttcattaggtatagtacgggatcatgttatgctttactaAGAAGTCCACAATCAAATGAGGAACAATCTGCACAGTTAGATGATAATGCTGCTGATGTTGTTATGGATGTTGACAAAAATAGCGATCCTCCAAGCTACACAAGAACTCTTAATGATTATGAGCAAACTGTTTCAATCCCAATCCAAGAGATTCCAAGTGCATTTTGTGAAATTCTTCCTTACCTTCCAAGCAACAACTATGGTGATGATCACCGAGCAATTCTAGAAGCTGCCACTTATCAACAAGCAATGTTAGCAGCTACCAACTATGGATCTTTTCGTGCTTATGCTACTGGTATGACACCACCAATACTTGAACCTCTTCAGATACATCTCAAAAAGGACATCTTCGTATCTAAATATCTGAATGAGAATTCTTGTGAATTCAATATCTGAATGAGAATTCTTGTGAATTCAAGCTATCAGAGGATGATTGGAATTTTATTTCCAATTAACCACGATAGTTAAGTATTAGTTATATGCAGTGATTGATCATCatctgatttgaaattatttagttatttggggATCACCTTATATATAGGATGATGATAACTGGTTAGCTCGCTTGTTTAAACTAGCGAGGAACATCTAGTTTTATCAATTCAATTTGCTTTATTTTTCAACTGCATCTACATTTTTCTACATGATTGCTATTTCTTCGCTAATATGTATTCTTTTTTTAAGATTGCTACTACTTATTTCCTTAATTAGGaacaaattttaatatgcattgataaattatgattttgaGGTGCCCTTTAATTCGTCTATCACAAAAACTGATAGTATTTATCcatatatgtaaaaaaaaaatttatcagtTTAGctctattttaaatttaaaatttcactgTTTTAAAGATGATTTTagtgatattaaaaaaatatattttttttagaaaaaaaaaagttaattcaaGAAAGAAACTTAATGGTTTCCCACAAGTATTTTCTCATTTGTCTTACTTCTAGAAGTCAAGATCTGTGCAGTTCTGTATAGTTTGTAATTAGCACCTTTAGCTATGATAATGAAAAGTTAACAGATAGATAATTAAAGATATTCAGTGTATGTTACAACTCTGGTGATGATCTCTTTCGGAGTCCATTTAATGCTCTTACTGATTTCTTAATTCTCTAATTCACCAGCAATTCTACGCCGGCCTCTCGGATTTATCATTTAGTATTTTAGCACATTGTAATCTCAGTTATTGCACCATATGGTTGCACTGTCAGCTTTTCTATGAGATGTTCAATTTTTAAGTTGTTACACAAACTCATTTGGTTGGGAAGACCTGACTTGCTTGTCTCTTCTATATTTTGAAATGATAAAATTCTCTTGAACTTCTGATCACATTTTCACAACACAACCATTGGAATATTGAGAATATGCAGCAACTTTTATGTCTTATGTCAAGTTTCATTGGCATGTATTGGTATCTAATTCAAAACTTATCCAGGATAGCTTTAACTCTTTGATTATGTAGTCATTTTCATCTGGGAACTTTTCTCTTCTTGCGATAGCTGTTTGTTCCCAGGGCCAAGGCCCTCAGATATTAATGTTTGGTTTTATGCCTTTTCGCAGAATTATATTATGCATATCATTTTTTAGCTTTCTTCTATTGCTTATAAAATTGGTGGGAATATTCCTAGTTGAACCATTGTATTATCTCTTCTACCAAGCGTTTATGAATGTACGGCAAAAGACTCTTATGCAATGTTATTATGTATCGAATTGGATATCCATTTGTTGCTTTTGATGTGTAAGCAGAACTTCTTCTCTAATGCTTATCTTCTCATTTCAAGCTGAATTAATTGATCCTGCATTGAAGGGAACACTTAATGCTCTTAACTCATGTGCAAAAGTCCCATCAATCAAATGGGTTGTCTTGACATCATCAATTGCTGCAGTTAGTTTTCTGATCCAGACTTTTGTAAGAAATCAAAAGTGCGTACATTCTCTAAATCATCTCTAGATCATCTACCAGAAAATCCAATTGCGTatgtttttaaatttataatctcCAAATCTTGCTTTTTCACAATTGTGCAGTTTTATTCTTTGTAGTTGTGTCAAAATAATAACTTAACCAGGTTTTATGTCCTTGCATGGGCTAGCTTCTTACTGTAAGTCTCTTAGATTTTGAGCTTCTGAATGTTAGTTTACACGTTGATAGGGTTAGGGCTAGGTTTCATAAAATGTTAGTTCCAAAGTATATAGATTATAGAGGGTTCATTTTTAATAAGATGCTTCCTTCCTTCTGGTTAGAGAGAAATCTTGAAATAGAGAAACAAGTTCTCCCTTCCTCTGACCCATTTAGTCCTCCGTGTTCCTTTGTGTAATCTCTTCTATAATACAagagatttttctttttctcctttcttttttatGAGATTGATGGTTTTACATTATCATTGTGGATTGAACTGGATCACAAATAAACTAATGTTGTATTATGGCATTTGCTTTCAATTCCAAAGTTGTATGCAATGGACGGTTTCTCTTTATGGGCCATTAAATAATTTACTGTCTATCACAAGGGTTTTACGGTCTCTGGACGGTTCTCACCAAAGTGAAAAAGTGAGGAGTGGCCACtttaaatttgagaaaaattaaagaaaattatttattgctTTAAAAAGAGTTTgaccacttcaaaaatagagatttCGGGTTCGGGATCCGTATACGTGTGGGGAAAGTATTAGGCACCC encodes:
- the LOC110633836 gene encoding phenylacetaldehyde reductase, which encodes MSGGAGKIVCVTGASGYIASWLVKLLLVRGYTVKASVRDPNDPRKTEHLRALKGAEERLQLFKANLLEEGSFDAAVEGCEGVFHTASPFYHDFKDPQAELIDPALKGTLNVLNSCAKVPSIKRVVLTSSVAAVAYNGKPRTPEVVVDETWFSDPDFCKESKLWYLLSKTLAEDAARKFAKEKGIDLVVINPAMVIGPLLQPTLNTSSASILSLVKGAHTFPNATFGWVNVKDVANAHVQAFEIPSASGRYCLAERVAHYSELVNVLRELYPDFQLPEKCADDKPYVPTYQLSKEKAKSLGIDFIPLNVSLKETVESLKEKGFIIF